One stretch of Streptomyces agglomeratus DNA includes these proteins:
- a CDS encoding flavin monoamine oxidase family protein yields the protein MSRTHVMHALRQLAAEHAAARRLRMPAAEVRGSSRRELLGRAAALGLGTVLAGQAVTAQAAPAAAVAQGAAAPRIAVVGAGIAGLTAALTLQDAGLGCTLYEANRDRVGGRMWTQRGHWAYGQSSEIGGELIDTSHKKILELCRRFTLVTEDFLGGGPNGAEEVLWFNGAYYPRHQADEDFKGVFQALHRDLKEAGEVKWNQSTPAGTALDTISIHEWIDSRVPGGHSSPLGRFMDVAYNVEYGAETSEQSALALVLLMGYQPNPGHFNVWGLSNERYHITGGNDQLPRAIANALPAGTVRMGKQLTAVRANANGTQTLTFTDAGTITTVTADHTVLCVPLPVLQRLDLSGAGFDPLMKNLVRDARMGDCTKLNMQFSARPWRGEGPWPGVSAGDCFTDSDVQQTWDTTKLQPGTGGILIQYGSGRLARALTPATPFATESDPYVRDLAARRSREVDAFFPGTSKTWTAKAQLSAWHRNPYALGAYSYWPVGYLHRYAGYEGTAQGNIHIGGEHCSYDFQGFMEGGATEGERAARQVIGKLL from the coding sequence ATGTCCCGTACGCACGTGATGCACGCACTGCGGCAGCTCGCCGCGGAACACGCCGCCGCCCGCAGACTGCGGATGCCCGCCGCCGAGGTCCGCGGTTCCAGCCGCCGCGAACTGCTCGGCCGGGCAGCCGCTCTGGGCCTCGGTACGGTCCTGGCCGGCCAGGCCGTCACCGCCCAGGCGGCGCCCGCGGCGGCTGTCGCACAGGGCGCGGCGGCGCCCAGAATCGCCGTGGTCGGCGCCGGCATAGCCGGTCTCACCGCCGCGCTGACCCTCCAGGACGCGGGGCTCGGCTGCACGCTCTACGAGGCGAACCGCGACCGGGTCGGTGGCCGCATGTGGACCCAGCGGGGCCACTGGGCGTACGGGCAGAGCTCCGAGATCGGCGGGGAACTGATCGACACCAGCCACAAGAAGATCCTCGAACTGTGCCGCCGCTTCACGCTGGTGACGGAGGACTTCCTGGGCGGCGGACCGAACGGCGCGGAAGAGGTGCTCTGGTTCAACGGAGCGTACTACCCGCGCCACCAGGCCGACGAGGACTTCAAGGGCGTCTTCCAGGCCCTGCACCGCGACCTAAAGGAAGCGGGCGAGGTGAAGTGGAACCAGAGCACCCCGGCCGGGACCGCCCTCGACACCATATCGATCCACGAGTGGATCGACTCACGGGTTCCGGGCGGGCACTCCTCGCCGCTCGGCCGCTTCATGGACGTCGCCTACAACGTCGAGTACGGCGCCGAGACGAGCGAGCAGTCGGCGCTCGCGCTCGTTCTCCTGATGGGCTACCAGCCCAACCCGGGTCACTTCAACGTCTGGGGACTGTCCAACGAGCGCTACCACATCACCGGCGGCAACGATCAGCTCCCGCGCGCCATCGCGAACGCACTGCCCGCGGGCACCGTCCGGATGGGCAAGCAGCTCACGGCGGTAAGGGCCAACGCCAATGGCACCCAGACCCTTACCTTCACCGACGCCGGCACGATCACCACCGTCACCGCCGACCACACCGTCCTGTGCGTGCCGCTGCCCGTACTCCAGCGTCTCGACCTGTCGGGGGCCGGCTTCGACCCGCTCATGAAGAACCTGGTCCGCGACGCCCGTATGGGCGACTGCACCAAGCTCAACATGCAGTTCTCGGCGCGTCCCTGGCGCGGCGAGGGCCCCTGGCCCGGCGTGTCGGCGGGCGACTGCTTCACCGACAGCGACGTACAGCAGACCTGGGACACCACCAAGCTCCAGCCCGGGACCGGCGGCATCCTCATCCAGTACGGCAGCGGCCGGCTCGCCAGAGCGCTCACCCCGGCCACGCCCTTCGCCACCGAGTCGGACCCGTACGTACGGGACCTCGCCGCGCGCCGTTCCCGTGAAGTGGACGCGTTCTTCCCGGGAACGTCGAAAACGTGGACCGCGAAGGCGCAGCTTTCCGCGTGGCACCGCAACCCTTACGCCCTCGGCGCGTACTCGTACTGGCCCGTCGGCTATCTGCACCGGTACGCCGGCTACGAGGGCACCGCACAGGGGAACATCCACATCGGCGGCGAGCATTGCAGTTACGACTTCCAGGGCTTCATGGAGGGCGGCGCGACCGAAGGGGAACGCGCCGCCCGTCAGGTGATCGGCAAGCTGCTCTAG
- a CDS encoding glycoside hydrolase family 15 protein, translating into MAGRIEDYALIGDMQTAALVCRDGTIDWLCLPRFDSHAIFAGLLGTEEHGFWRIGPAHAADAGPPAATRRRYRGDSLILESEWDTPRGTVKVTDFMPPRDGAPQVIRIVEGVTGRVRMRSALRMRFSYGRVVPWVHKVDTRTVAVAGPDSVWLDADVDTYGKDLTTYSDFTVAPGDRIAFTISWQPSHKAEPPLPEPEASLEATAEFWSDWVEQCTYHGPYREPVIRSLITLKALTYAPTGGIVAAPTTSLPEEIGGVRNWDYRYTWLRDAAITLSSLLRTGYREEARAWREWLLRAVAGDPENLQIMYGIAGERELGEAELDWLPGYENSTPVRVGNGAAHQLQLDVYGEVTEALHLAHMTGLTRNDYASLLQLKLIRYLEDHWDQPDEGIWEVRGPRRHFVHSKVMAWVAVDRTIKLIEMGDADGPVEKWRELRDEIHRSVCEKGYDPERNTFTQSYGSQELDASLLLIPQVGFLPPDDKRVIGTIEAIQRELSTEDGFVLRYPTAGDHAGLDGLEGDEGAFLACSFWLADDLAMIGRVDEARKLFEKLLGLRNDLGLLAEEWDSRLQRQVGNFPQAFSHVPLIDTALRLTASGAYGG; encoded by the coding sequence GTGGCCGGGCGCATCGAGGACTACGCACTTATCGGAGACATGCAGACCGCGGCACTGGTCTGCCGGGACGGCACGATCGACTGGCTGTGCCTTCCCCGCTTCGACTCACATGCCATTTTCGCCGGCCTGCTCGGCACCGAGGAACACGGATTCTGGCGGATCGGACCCGCGCACGCGGCCGACGCGGGACCACCGGCGGCCACCCGCCGTCGCTACCGCGGCGACTCCCTGATCCTCGAATCCGAGTGGGACACCCCGCGCGGCACGGTCAAGGTGACCGATTTCATGCCGCCGCGCGACGGCGCGCCCCAGGTGATCCGGATCGTCGAGGGCGTCACCGGCCGGGTGCGGATGCGCTCCGCACTGCGGATGCGTTTCAGTTACGGACGTGTGGTGCCCTGGGTCCACAAGGTCGACACGCGCACGGTCGCCGTCGCCGGACCCGACTCCGTCTGGCTCGACGCCGACGTCGACACGTACGGCAAGGATCTGACGACGTACTCCGACTTCACCGTCGCGCCCGGTGACCGGATCGCCTTCACGATCAGCTGGCAGCCCTCGCACAAGGCCGAGCCGCCGCTGCCCGAGCCGGAGGCATCGCTGGAGGCGACCGCCGAGTTCTGGAGCGACTGGGTCGAGCAGTGCACGTACCACGGGCCCTACCGCGAGCCCGTGATCCGCTCGCTGATCACTCTGAAGGCGCTGACGTACGCCCCGACCGGCGGCATCGTCGCCGCGCCGACGACGTCACTGCCCGAGGAGATCGGCGGCGTACGGAACTGGGACTACCGGTACACCTGGCTGCGCGACGCCGCGATCACCCTGTCGTCGCTGCTGCGCACCGGCTACCGCGAGGAGGCGCGTGCCTGGCGCGAGTGGCTGCTGCGGGCGGTCGCGGGCGACCCGGAAAACCTCCAGATCATGTACGGGATCGCGGGTGAGCGGGAGCTGGGCGAGGCCGAGCTGGACTGGCTGCCCGGCTACGAGAACTCGACCCCGGTACGGGTCGGAAACGGCGCGGCGCACCAGTTGCAGCTCGACGTGTACGGCGAGGTCACCGAGGCCCTGCACCTGGCCCACATGACGGGTCTGACACGCAACGACTACGCCTCACTGCTCCAGCTCAAGCTGATCCGCTACCTGGAGGACCACTGGGACCAGCCGGACGAGGGCATCTGGGAGGTGCGCGGCCCGCGCCGCCACTTCGTGCACTCCAAGGTGATGGCCTGGGTCGCCGTCGACCGGACGATCAAGCTGATCGAAATGGGCGACGCGGACGGGCCGGTCGAGAAGTGGCGGGAGCTGCGCGACGAGATCCACCGCTCGGTGTGCGAGAAGGGCTACGACCCGGAACGCAACACCTTCACCCAGTCGTACGGTTCGCAGGAGCTCGACGCCTCTCTGCTGCTCATTCCGCAGGTGGGTTTCCTGCCGCCCGACGACAAGCGGGTCATCGGCACCATCGAGGCGATCCAGCGCGAGCTGTCCACCGAGGACGGGTTCGTACTGCGCTACCCGACCGCGGGTGACCACGCGGGCCTGGACGGTCTGGAGGGTGACGAGGGCGCGTTCCTGGCGTGCTCGTTCTGGCTGGCCGACGACCTGGCGATGATCGGGCGGGTCGACGAGGCGCGCAAGCTCTTCGAGAAGCTGCTGGGGCTGCGGAACGACCTGGGGCTGCTGGCGGAGGAGTGGGACTCCCGGCTGCAACGCCAGGTCGGCAACTTCCCGCAGGCCTTCAGCCACGTGCCGCTGATCGACACGGCACTGCGGCTGACGGCGAGCGGTGCGTACGGCGGCTGA
- a CDS encoding CTP synthase, whose protein sequence is MPPKSMTTKHIFVTGGVASSLGKGLTASSLGALLKARGLRVTMQKLDPYLNVDPGTMNPFQHGEVFVTNDGAETDLDIGHYERFLDVDLDGSANVTTGQVYSTVIAKERRGEYLGDTVQVIPHITNEIKHRIRRMATDDVDVVITEVGGTVGDIESLPFLETVRQVRHEVGRDNVFVVHISLLPYIGPSGELKTKPTQHSVAALRNIGIQPDAIVLRADREVPLSIKRKISLMCDVDEAAVVAAIDAKSIYDIPKVLHTEGLDAYVVRKLDLPFRDVNWTQWEDLLDRVHNPDHEVTVALVGKYIDLPDAYLSVTEAMRAGGFANKARVKVKWVTSDDCKTQAGARNQLGDVDAIVIPGGFGERGVNGKVGAIQYARENKIPLLGLCLGLQCIVVEAARNLAGIEDANSTEFDAATSHPVISTMEEQLAYVEGAGDLGGTMRLGLYPAKLAEGSIVREVYGDQPYVDERHRHRYEVNNAYRAELEKKAGIVFSGTSPDNKLVEYVEYPREVHPYLVATQAHPELRSRPTRPHPLFAGLVKAAVERQQGARETGSAGK, encoded by the coding sequence ATGCCGCCCAAATCCATGACGACCAAGCACATCTTCGTCACCGGGGGTGTCGCCTCCTCCCTCGGTAAGGGCCTGACGGCCTCCAGCCTGGGTGCGCTGCTCAAGGCGCGGGGCCTGCGGGTCACGATGCAGAAGCTCGACCCGTACCTGAACGTCGACCCCGGCACGATGAACCCGTTCCAGCACGGCGAGGTGTTCGTCACCAACGACGGCGCCGAGACCGACCTGGACATCGGCCACTACGAGCGCTTCCTCGACGTCGACCTCGACGGCTCGGCCAACGTCACCACCGGCCAGGTCTACTCCACAGTCATCGCCAAGGAGCGGCGCGGCGAGTACCTGGGCGACACCGTGCAGGTCATCCCGCACATCACAAACGAGATCAAGCACCGCATCCGGCGCATGGCGACCGACGACGTCGACGTGGTCATCACCGAGGTCGGCGGCACGGTCGGCGACATCGAGTCGCTGCCGTTCCTGGAGACCGTCCGCCAGGTCCGCCACGAGGTCGGCCGCGACAATGTCTTCGTCGTCCACATCTCGCTGCTCCCCTACATCGGCCCGTCCGGTGAGCTGAAGACCAAGCCGACCCAGCACTCGGTCGCGGCGCTGCGCAACATCGGTATCCAGCCGGACGCCATCGTGCTGCGCGCCGACCGCGAGGTCCCGCTGTCCATCAAGCGCAAGATCTCGCTGATGTGCGACGTCGACGAGGCCGCGGTGGTCGCCGCGATCGACGCCAAGTCGATCTACGACATCCCGAAGGTGCTGCACACCGAGGGCCTGGACGCGTACGTCGTCCGCAAGCTGGACCTGCCGTTCCGCGACGTGAACTGGACCCAGTGGGAGGACCTGCTGGACCGCGTCCACAACCCCGACCACGAGGTCACGGTCGCGCTCGTCGGCAAGTACATCGACCTGCCCGACGCGTACCTGTCGGTCACCGAGGCCATGCGGGCGGGCGGCTTCGCGAACAAGGCCCGCGTCAAGGTCAAGTGGGTCACCTCCGACGACTGCAAGACGCAGGCGGGCGCCCGGAACCAGCTCGGCGACGTCGACGCGATCGTCATCCCCGGCGGTTTCGGCGAGCGCGGCGTCAACGGCAAGGTCGGCGCCATCCAGTACGCCCGCGAGAACAAGATCCCGCTGCTCGGCCTGTGCCTGGGCCTTCAGTGCATCGTCGTCGAGGCCGCGCGCAACCTGGCCGGCATCGAGGACGCCAACTCCACCGAGTTCGACGCGGCCACCTCCCACCCGGTGATCTCCACCATGGAGGAGCAGCTCGCGTACGTCGAGGGCGCGGGCGACCTGGGCGGCACCATGCGCCTGGGCCTGTACCCGGCGAAGCTCGCGGAGGGCTCCATCGTCCGTGAGGTCTACGGCGACCAGCCGTACGTCGACGAGCGCCACCGCCACCGCTACGAGGTGAACAACGCCTACCGCGCGGAGCTGGAGAAGAAGGCGGGCATCGTCTTCTCCGGTACCTCCCCCGACAACAAGCTCGTCGAGTACGTCGAGTACCCGCGCGAGGTCCACCCCTACCTGGTCGCCACCCAGGCGCACCCGGAGCTGCGCTCCCGCCCGACCCGTCCCCACCCGCTCTTCGCGGGCCTGGTGAAGGCGGCCGTCGAGCGGCAGCAGGGTGCGCGCGAGACCGGCTCGGCAGGCAAGTAG
- a CDS encoding NUDIX domain-containing protein: protein MAIKDTPEEWQVTATAVPFTGNKTSVRTDDVVMPNGSVVRRDYQVHPGSVAVLALDENDRVLVIRQYRHPVRQRLWEIPAGLLDVPGENPLGAAQRELYEEAHVKAEEWHVLTDVYPTPGGCDEAVRIFFARDLSDVEGDRFEVEEEEADMEQARVPLKDLVRGVLAGELHNTCLAVGVLALAAALAGDGVDALRPADAPWPARPFEA, encoded by the coding sequence ATGGCCATCAAGGACACCCCCGAGGAGTGGCAGGTCACCGCGACCGCGGTTCCCTTCACGGGCAACAAGACGAGTGTCCGCACCGACGACGTGGTCATGCCCAATGGCAGCGTGGTACGCCGCGACTACCAGGTGCACCCCGGTTCCGTGGCGGTCCTGGCCCTCGACGAGAACGACCGTGTCCTGGTCATCCGCCAGTACCGTCACCCCGTGCGCCAGCGGCTGTGGGAGATCCCGGCCGGACTGCTCGACGTACCGGGCGAGAACCCGCTGGGCGCCGCGCAGCGCGAGCTCTACGAAGAGGCGCACGTCAAGGCGGAGGAGTGGCACGTGCTGACCGACGTCTACCCGACGCCGGGCGGCTGTGACGAGGCCGTACGCATCTTCTTCGCCCGCGATCTCTCCGACGTCGAGGGCGATCGCTTCGAGGTGGAGGAGGAAGAGGCGGACATGGAGCAGGCGCGGGTCCCGCTCAAGGACCTCGTGCGCGGTGTGCTCGCCGGAGAGCTGCACAACACCTGCCTGGCGGTGGGGGTGCTGGCGCTCGCCGCCGCGCTCGCGGGCGACGGGGTCGACGCCCTCCGTCCGGCGGATGCCCCGTGGCCGGCGCGGCCGTTCGAGGCGTGA